In the Kaistella sp. 97-N-M2 genome, one interval contains:
- a CDS encoding SDR family NAD(P)-dependent oxidoreductase: MKTALITGATSGIGKATAELLAKNGYRLILCGRRTEVLAHIKSELSTATEVFTLNFDQRFFAEVETAIGSLPKEWQDIDVVINNAGNAHGLESLEDGKIEDWDAMMDGNVKGILYVSKLLIPGMKAKKNGHFVNISSVAARQTYANGVVYCASKRAVDVISEGMRLELTEFGIKVTNIQPGLVETDFSKVRFKGDEERAETVYQGYEALKPEDIADAISYCISAPKHVAISDLTIYPSAQSEPRTVYKNL; this comes from the coding sequence ATGAAGACAGCACTCATCACCGGCGCAACGTCCGGCATAGGAAAAGCCACCGCAGAATTGTTAGCGAAAAACGGCTACAGATTAATTCTTTGCGGACGAAGAACAGAAGTTTTAGCACACATTAAAAGCGAACTTTCAACCGCAACGGAAGTGTTTACGTTGAATTTTGATCAGCGTTTCTTCGCCGAAGTGGAAACCGCGATCGGCTCTTTGCCAAAAGAATGGCAAGACATCGATGTCGTCATCAATAACGCGGGAAACGCGCATGGCTTAGAAAGTCTCGAAGACGGCAAGATTGAGGACTGGGATGCGATGATGGACGGCAATGTAAAGGGGATTCTCTATGTTTCAAAACTTCTGATTCCCGGAATGAAAGCTAAAAAAAACGGGCATTTCGTGAATATTTCTTCCGTTGCGGCGCGACAGACTTATGCAAATGGCGTTGTGTACTGCGCCTCAAAACGCGCGGTGGATGTGATCTCCGAAGGAATGCGTCTGGAACTGACCGAATTTGGGATCAAAGTAACCAACATTCAGCCCGGTTTGGTGGAAACTGATTTCTCTAAAGTTCGATTTAAAGGCGACGAAGAAAGAGCCGAAACCGTTTATCAAGGTTATGAAGCTTTAAAGCCGGAAGATATTGCCGACGCCATTTCCTACTGTATTTCTGCGCCAAAGCACGTGGCGATCTCCGATCTGACCATTTATCCGAGCGCGCAAAGCGAACCGCGCACGGTTTATAAAAACCTTTAA
- a CDS encoding YraN family protein: protein MAEHNDFGNLAEKLAADYLTGKNYKILVRNFRYQRAEIDIVAEFEDLIVVVEVKARGTDLFMEPQEAVTKKKIKAIVLCADHFMKDRNLDKEVRFDIIAVLPDSAGKLQITHIEDAFQSFDAN from the coding sequence ATGGCGGAACACAATGATTTCGGAAACCTTGCAGAAAAACTGGCTGCAGACTATCTGACCGGAAAAAATTACAAAATTTTGGTTCGGAACTTTCGTTATCAGCGGGCTGAGATCGATATCGTAGCAGAATTTGAAGATCTGATCGTTGTTGTAGAAGTAAAAGCCCGCGGAACAGATCTGTTTATGGAACCGCAGGAAGCCGTCACGAAAAAGAAAATTAAAGCCATTGTTTTGTGCGCCGATCATTTTATGAAAGATAGAAATTTGGATAAAGAAGTTAGGTTTGATATTATCGCCGTGCTTCCGGATTCCGCCGGAAAATTACAAATTACGCACATCGAAGACGCGTTTCAGAGTTTCGATGCCAATTAA
- a CDS encoding MauE/DoxX family redox-associated membrane protein: MDTLEISKYILAGLLIIAGILHFVTPKLYLKIMPAYLPAPSTLVILSGIAEIICGVLLLIPTAQTVGAYLTIALLVAVFPANIEMSRKYFVKKKEGFWLSVLRLPLQIVLIWWAYQFIS; this comes from the coding sequence ATGGATACCTTAGAAATTTCAAAATATATTCTTGCGGGACTGCTTATCATCGCCGGAATTTTGCATTTTGTAACGCCAAAACTCTATCTGAAAATAATGCCGGCATACCTGCCCGCGCCTTCAACATTGGTTATTTTAAGTGGGATTGCAGAAATTATATGCGGAGTTTTATTACTTATTCCCACGGCACAAACCGTCGGCGCGTATCTCACGATTGCGTTGTTAGTGGCAGTTTTTCCCGCAAACATCGAAATGTCGCGCAAATATTTCGTGAAAAAAAAGGAAGGATTTTGGCTCTCGGTCCTTAGATTGCCGCTTCAGATTGTACTGATTTGGTGGGCTTATCAATTTATTAGCTAA